Proteins from a genomic interval of Gordonia sp. SL306:
- a CDS encoding FtsB family cell division protein — protein sequence MTETGEQEVHADELDSAGRDAAEAEADPAGRISSRARRSSTRRTRRRTFDRASLTARWEGLDAKRAIILALVISVVALTLAMPVRTYFSQRSEFDQLRAGNERLRSEVTDYQQKVNEQGDPAYIEAKARERLQFVRPGEKAVVMMYPDDDARVAAQKKAEERARNPWYGNLWESVSTPPNAK from the coding sequence GTGACGGAGACCGGCGAGCAGGAAGTTCATGCGGACGAGCTGGATTCGGCAGGACGGGATGCCGCCGAGGCGGAAGCCGATCCGGCCGGCCGGATCTCCTCTCGCGCGCGGCGCTCGTCGACGCGACGAACGCGCAGGCGCACCTTCGATCGCGCCTCGCTGACCGCCCGGTGGGAGGGTCTCGATGCCAAGCGGGCGATCATCCTAGCGCTGGTCATCAGCGTTGTCGCGCTGACGCTTGCGATGCCGGTCCGAACCTATTTCTCGCAGCGTTCGGAGTTCGATCAGCTGCGGGCGGGCAACGAGCGCCTCCGATCTGAGGTCACCGACTATCAGCAGAAGGTGAACGAGCAGGGTGACCCGGCATATATCGAGGCGAAGGCGCGCGAGCGCCTTCAGTTCGTGCGGCCGGGCGAGAAGGCCGTGGTGATGATGTACCCCGATGACGATGCGCGGGTCGCCGCGCAGAAGAAGGCCGAGGAGCGCGCCCGCAACCCCTGGTACGGCAATCTCTGGGAATCCGTGTCGACCCCTCCGAACGCCAAGTGA